AGATGTTACTTGTTGTATTCATGTTTGGTAACACTGCTAAAATGGTTTTTGAAGCCTTGATATTCGTATTTGTGATGCACCCTTTTGATGTCGGTGATCGCTGTGTCGTTGATGGCGTGCAGGTACCTCTCTTTGGATATGTGTATATCTGTATAAAGACATTTCGGTCCATTTAATACCATCATCATATATTTCTTTTCTTGAAATTTCGCAGATGGTGGTTGATGAGATGAACATTTTGACCACAATCTTTCTGAAACCTGACAATGAAAAGATATACTATCCTAATTCAGTATTGGCCACCAAACCAATCAGCAATTTCAATCGGAGTCCAGAAATGGGCGATTCAGTGGACTTTGCTGTTGATTTTTCCACTTCAGTAGAGAAAATATCAGATATGAAGGATAAAATAAAAGCGTACGAAGACTCTATCTTTTcacctctatatatatatgtacttcgAATAATGCATCATGATAATGGTTAAACCTGTGTAGTCATTCTTTGAAAAGTGGAGAAGGGTTCGTTTTTCGCTATTGAATCTATTTTTCAAACAACATAAATTAAATTCCACAAAACATTTTACACAATTGTTGACTAGACAATATGAGTTATACCTTCCGTTATTCATTCTAACTTGTTCCTTTTGTTGTGAATGATATTTCGGTTTCCCCGTATCAGTCACCCAATTGTTGTGCATTTTGATCTTCAGATACTTGGAGAGTAAGCCTCAACAGTGGCATCCCAGTTTCAGCGTTCAGCTTAAAGAAATTGTTgatgttcacaagttgaacatGGCACTTTATGTTAATCATACAATGAACTTTCAAAATTCTGGAGAAAGGGGCAATCGCAAATCTGATCTCGTTTTCGAACTTAAGAGAATATTCGAGGAGCTCGGTATTACATACAGACTTCTCCCTCAGGGCGTGCAGGTCAGCTATGCCTGAGCAGAAACGGCAACACCAGACATTTGTGATACACAGATGAGTTTGGGTAGTTGGATATAGACTGTGGTCTATATTTTTTGTTTACTtcttcatttttccttttcttcatCTTCACCTTTTAACATGTATATGTTCACTTTATGAAACATTTTTTGACCATATTGACGCATTTGAGGCGACTCGAAAAGTAGCAATACCAACAAATAACTGGAATCGAGCTTATTTCTTTGTGCAATATATGTTATTGTTTTATAGCTAATAGGTTGCTGCATGCATTGGCACGCACTTGGAAttacttttttatatttttatgtatctTTTCattacatgtatatgtatatgtataagtCGACTAAGAGCgcaaaaaaagacaaaaatataaaaaaattaaacaaaatgaTGCAAAAAGAATCGTTCTTTTCTGAATTTATTTTCATCTCTTTGGATAATTCCTTTTGGTTTATCCTTTGAATGCGTTATTCGTATGATGAAATCCCTTGTGCtgtttaatttataatttgttaATCAATAAATGTTCTCGGTAGTATCTAACTTAATTTTGCATGGTTTTTTGAAATTAGGATTTCAAAATAttacatgcatttgaattatgtAGTAATTTATTAactcacagtaaaaaaaaaaaaaaaactacgtTATATAATTTCATTTTTCAATTTATCATCTCACGGTTCAAAATGTGTTATTTAacgtataaaattttaaatcaaagagagattaaaaaaaaatactatgTTATATAATTTCATTTTTCAATTTATCATCTCACGGTTCAAAATGTGTTATTTAacgtataaaattttaaatcaaagaGAGATTAAatccaaatcaaatcaaatcaccaAGTATCCGCCATCCCTTGAAACCCACCCCCCACCATCTTCATTAGAATCAAGTCCAAAATCAATAAAAGAATGATTATCtttttaaaaaaccaaaaacAACGAGAGAGAGGGGATGAATGAATAAGTGCAATCGATCACGCTATAGTCCCCCAAGTGACACTCATTGGGTCTACCAACCAATCAAATTGACACTGGAAAATGTAGTCTAGGAGCATCATCTGAGGGGAGCCACTCATAtccataatataaatatttataaagtatataatttatatatatattattataaataacaccattaatttataatttttatactaATCTAAAAATGGATATCTGAAATTGAGATGAAGAAGAAAATACAAGAAGAAGCCAAACAAATAAAGAAAGGGATAAGCATGTACTGaatatttcattttaaaaaaggTTCCCTTGTCAATTTGCTTCGGGTCACTTTCTTCATGTGTATCTTCCTGTCTCTTAGAACTCTATGCTTTTGTTATTTCTTGATTTATTCTCCTCGATCCAGTTAATTTCTATTTATTTAATAGTCATTAGGATCTAATTTTCACAGACACAAAAATTTAaggttttttttaataatacaaAAATGTAGGCCATGCAACATGGGGTTGCAGAAAATAGAAGATACTGACTGATAGTGGTATTCTAATTTTTAtctgatttaaaattttaaatttccatGTATGAAAAGAAGTAGGCCATGTCTCTGTGAGATTCTGTTCCTTTGAGTGGGAGTGAGACTGGAAGCTGAAAAGATACACTTCAAAGCTGCTTTCTTTGAATTGTGTGCAGAGGGTTTTGTTGTTCGTATttgttcattaaaaaaaaaggcCTCAACAATGATTCCTCCAACCAAAATGATCAATAAATTTATGCTACGAGATTTACATGATGATGAATCCatgtatataattttaaaacttatttgGGATACTCTAAAGTCATGttgctacacaacatgattttcttaaaaagaaagctttatactcttcggatgacggaatcctcatcgacgaccgaccatatcaacacactaaatactctatttgtccaactcacttccatgagGCATAAAATAAGAGAAAATGAACGTGCAAAGCTtttacttcaaagtctaccagattcatacgatcaacttatcatcaacataactaacaatattcttatgggctttctgaaattcgacgatgtcttaactgcggttctcggtgAAAAAAGTCGGCACAAGAATAAGAAAGATAGGTTGATAACATCGAAGCAGACAGAAGTTTTAcagatgataagaggaagatttatgagaCATGTCTCCAGTGGGAGCTAAAGatgaggtagatcaaagtcgagaactaagaagaaaaatatttactgttTTATATGTAGCGGTAAATGGtatttcaagaaagagtgtacgagtatcgacaAGAGTTCTCGAAAAAATGTGGcaagtacttcaggcagtggtgaaatattattcagcgaagcgaCAACAATTGCACAAGGTTGTCATCAGCAGAGACGTTATCTTTGagaaagataaagtaaagggaaaCAAAGACATgttgaattcagaaactactatatttcatGTGAAAATAAGACAGATGAAGGTCAAATTTCTTGCGAAatagtaccagagcacgaagaacaagaacatgttgagtctgaggttttcAATGTGAAGCAGTCAACttgagacagaagaccaccaggttagctttcagattatgtcattgaaagcaatattgcataCTGTCTATTATCAAAGGATTATGAGCCATCGATTTTCCACGaagctactcaaagctcggatgtatccttgtggatgatagcaatgcaagaagagttggaggcattagacaagaataaaactttagatcttgttacactaccacgagggagaAAATCCATTggtaacagatgggtctataagatcaaacgtgatggcaataaccaagttgagcggtatcgtgctagattggtggcaaaaggatatgcTCAAAAAAAagacattgacttcaatgagctattttctcctgtggttcgacTTACAAtagtcagagtagtgttggcattgtgtgcgttgtttgacctacatctagaacaactAGAAGTGAAAACAGCATTTCTTcgtggagatcttgaagaagaaatctatatgtttCAGCCATAAAGTTTTGttgaaaaaggcaaagagaacttggtttgcaggttgaacaaatctctgtacgaGCGCCGAGGTGTTgatacaagagatttgattcctatatcatgagacttggatacaacagactaagtgcagatccttgtacatatttcaagaggtctggtgatgattatatcattttgctattgtatgtggacgacatatTGGTAGAAGGTCCCAACAAAGAACATgcccaaggattgaaggcacagttggctagagAGTTTGATATGAAAGACTTGAAACCAgaaaacaagattctagggatgcaagttcaccgagacaaAAGTAGCAAAAATATTTGGCTTTcccaaaaattttttttgaagaaaatcttgtaacgctttcaacatgcaagatagtaaatCAATTTCGACCCATCTTCCTGTTAATTTCAAATTATCCTCCacgatgtgtcctagcagtgaagcagagaggatgaagatatctcgagtaccatatgaaTAAgtagtgggaagtttgatgttcgtcatgatctgtacaagatcgAACATTGCTCAAACAGTgagagcagttagtcggtatatggtgAATCCTGAAAAAGAGCATTGGATTACTATTAAGaagatccttagatacattaagagTACCTTAAATGCTggattatgttatggaggatcggattttacgctcaggggctatgtcgattcagattatgcaggtgatcttAATAAGatgaaatctactactggttatgtgtttacacttgcaggggaAGCAGTAAGACAAGTTTCAAAATTACAAACATTTGCGGCGTTATCTACAACGGAAGCAGAATACAtagcagctactcaagcttgcaaggaggcaatatggattaaaaagtTATTGGAGGATACTGGACACAAACAAAATAATGTtattttgttttgtgacagtcagattgccttgcacatcgcaaggaatccagcctttcattccatgACGAAATACATTGGAGTCAATCTCACTTTGtgcgggaagtagtagaagaaggaagtgtGAATATGCAGAAGCTCCATACAAAAGATAACATTGTTGATATTTTGACCAAGCCAGTTAACACAAGTTTGAGTAGTGTAGATCCTCAAATGGTCAAGCGCTATCATAAGCAGCAGAgaatgacaagattgaaaagatgtgcggagatgtgtttgattctcattcAAATCTCCAAGTGAGAGAAATGCGGCCAATAAATGCAGATGTTGGAAGATGCAATTAAGAAGGTTGGCAGAAGTTGGAAAGATGAAGGAACACGTTTAATTAATTGTGAAACGCGTGAAAATGCTACTATAAATAGGTGTCTCATTCTCTCATTTCATATCATCTCTTCTTCGAATTTTCTCTCTTCCTTTTGATTGCTTATTTCTATAATATTTATGAGTTGTTTGTTCTGTGTATTAAGAGAGCGTGTGTTCTCTTTAAAAACACAGTGAGTGGTTGTACATCATAAAATATTGTAGTgcaattcttttcatcttaccCGTTGTTTTACCTAACTTTTAGGGgtttttccacgtaaatctcggtgtccaattttttcatatttattatcttaAATTATCGCACGTGAGACCAAACTATGAGAACAAACAAATCGAAAAAATGAGCACGGGATGAAACTTTATCCATCCACAGCTTCCCTTGAGATTTTGAGTTCTGAACAAAGAATACTCAGTTGGAAAGTCAAAAAGGATGTCAATAAAGTTGGTGTCTTGAGAAAAAGATCAATCATATTAAAGAACATACGgataaaaaaaaagtttgtAAAGTTGCATAAATGAATGAGCAAAAGCCACCAACTTTGGCGTTTCATGAGATTTACCTCCACTTAGATTAGAATCAGAGAGTGAACGACAAATCAACAGATCAGTAGAAAAATACAAATATCTTGTATTGAATTAGAAGAGTGTTGCTCAATTACAATGTAGGAGTAACAATTTTAGGCTACAATTAAAACATTAAGAGAAAATTCAACTTACGTAATTGACAGTTTTTTTTTGTCTCTCCCCGATGTAAAGAATCAAGAACAGAAGAGGCCCTTATTCTTCCGTTCCGTTGTTTCATCAAGAGGGCCTAAGCCTTTTGTGCCCACCAGATTTCAAAACACCACTTGAATCTCCTTCAGATGAAGCATCCATGGATTTCGTAAACGAACTCGAAAGGTCGGCGTAAAGATGGACCACCCTGCTGATATTATTGTTCAGTTCTTTAATCAATCCCACATTTCTGCTCAAATTGTCAGGTATCTTGGACTCATGATTCTGATTAATCTCATTGATTAGTAGCCTATTCTGATCTAATATGGTCTGAACTTGAACAAAACTCTTCTGAAAAGTCTGCAAGATCTTGCCGTCTAACTGTGGCATATTACCAAGGCCTGAGAATGTATCCCCCTCCATTTTGGGATCCAATTAAAGCAAAATCAATGCTGCACAAGGGAAacataaaaggaaaaataatcaAAGAATGGAGATACAGTTCGAAACActgttatattataaaacaaaagATTTTAGTAAGCCCAGTGGACTCACAGACGAGTTGTTTGAGAATCCTATAGTAATGAATTTATAATAATGGTATTTTAGGGAAACCTCATCATCATATATTCTTACTTGAACTTGCTTATGTTATCAAAAAGCACAGACAAACACGAAAGGTTTAGAATTTTTTAAAAGACAATTTGGGCAAAAGAGACAAGATCTGAACTTGATATCATCAGGCACGCACATTCACTGTGATGGGTTCTTCTTTTCAGAAAAGAATCAAGAAACAAACACGTAAATTTCTGATATCATACACTTGACCATTTCACCATACCCTAAGAACTGTTGTGCGATAATCCCTATAATTATAGTCATAATTATTCCTAATATTAATTAGAATCTTGATTATTACTGCAATTATTCTTTTATGAGGCATGTTGAGATGTGAAAAAGCAGATCCCATTGccataaaaaaaaaacctttttGCAATGTGTACTAAAATAAATCCATCCAAATGCTAAGCTCAGAATTTCAGAAGAGGTCCCAGAAACCATTGAACTTAATCATAAcccagcaaaaaaaaaaaggttgaaACAAATCCAGCTTAATATGAGCCTCAGCCATTCTTGAAGTAATTTCTGCAGTAGTCATAAAGAAAAAGGGATTTTTAACCATTTGAAGTAACCTATGGGTTGTGatataaaattctgaaaaagCCGAAAACAAGGACGAAATGGGAAATTCAAATGTTGGAACCGTACACAAAAGATTGCAGTTGCAGAGGGGATTAAATagattatataaaataaaattcttgaatggAAAACCCAAAGGAAAAGGAACAAAGTTGCTGAAACCCATCAAACAAAACAATAAATCGAACTAAAGAACAGCATAAAGATCTGAAATTGAGGGACagaaattaatgaaaaatagaCTCTTTTCTCACACAGACAGGcaaccaaaataaaaaaaaaaattcaaaatatatcgAACTCCCAAGTATCAAGGCTCGGGACGATGAAGATTCCAGAAAACCCAAGAACCTCGgagctcaaaaaaaaaaacccagatTTTAATTCTAAAGACAACTATGTAATAACTTcactttcaagaatctcgtGGGGATGATGAATTCTTGTACACAACAGGAAAACGTATACATCACTCTTATATatttgtatgtatatgtatacgtgTTTTATACATTAATTTCACAGAGTGTGTGTATCTGTGTTACGCACCTGGAAAAGCTGGGAACATTTTGGATTGAGAGAAAGAGAAGACAGAGATAGAGAGAGTTAGGGAAAAGATCGGCGATTTAATCGAATCTCGCAACAAGAGAGAGAATATGTAGATTTGTCAGTCGCCCTTCTTCCCACCTTTGTTTCACATTTATTATTTCAAATAGAATATATTTTCcatttctaaaattttatttatattttgggTCGTGAATTATAGATTttgtttattaaaaataataaatactaTAATAACTAGTCGAGACATTTAGAATTTGGAAATAAAATATATCGATAAGTTGACGTAAAATATAAggcatataattaaaaaaattaaatcaaaattagTGGTAATTATATAGTAAAATATGAAAATTGAGAGATTATatggttaaaaaaatatatcctCAAATTTCCacttattaaatttatttattggcCCAGTAAAACGATGAACACGAAACCAACTCTAGTCTGTCTCTTATTGGAGAGAGTTGCGATTAATTATTGTCAGTGTGGTGAATTTTGCTAAACTccgatttcaaattattttaatcttCAAAATGCAACATAGATTTGTGTCAATGTAGAGTCGGCTAAATGACCAACCTTCACGATAGAGTGAGTAGTGTTGATGTGAAAGTCCCTAATTTGTTGGAAACTGTGCAATTTATTCttcatttaattttataaaacaaGGTTCTTGTATCATTTCCTAGTTTTTTGATGAAATCTCAAGTAGACTccgaaaaatattcaattttcgGTATATTAAGGTTATCATATCGAAAAATATCGAATTTATCGAAATTTTTGGTATACctaaatttcggtacggtacgGTACCGATACCAAAATATTCGATACGCTAACGGTATGATATTTGAAAAAATTTctgtatataccgaaatactgaaataatatatataatatttgtaaataataaagttaaaattttaaaaaatataaggtAATTCTTTTTTGTATAAAACGATATATATCGATATCGTACAAAAATAAAGAGCTTAACTTTTGTTTAGACTCATCCTGTTGGAATACACCAAATCAAAGTTCAGTTAAGCAACTCGactcatagttgagaatttAAACAGTTGAGAAGTCTTATCTCTGTTGTCTAACCTTACCGCTATATAGAAGACTGGATGGGTCTTGACTTGTTAAAAAACTGACAGGCTTCAGAAATCACAGGACCTCAGACATTGTTGCAAAGATAGCAGATGAAGAAGTCACACATGTTGCGGTTGAAGTTTATTGGTGTTTATTGATATCTTGGATCTCCAGACACATGTTGCGGTTGGTGTTTATTGTCTTGATGAATTTGTTTTGTATATATCTTTCACGGTCTCTTTGAGTGTCTAGAGGAATTTGTTTAGTATTAGTTATTACTGGCCTTGAAATTACAAGAGAATCAATTTTTTTGCATATACTTTCAGTATGACGGTATTT
The sequence above is a segment of the Primulina tabacum isolate GXHZ01 chromosome 6, ASM2559414v2, whole genome shotgun sequence genome. Coding sequences within it:
- the LOC142548435 gene encoding protein ELF4-LIKE 3-like encodes the protein MEGDTFSGLGNMPQLDGKILQTFQKSFVQVQTILDQNRLLINEINQNHESKIPDNLSRNVGLIKELNNNISRVVHLYADLSSSFTKSMDASSEGDSSGVLKSGGHKRLRPS